The proteins below are encoded in one region of Colletotrichum lupini chromosome 5, complete sequence:
- a CDS encoding SWR1-complex protein 4: MTSSDVRDVLNLPDSHGGPRPAKKQKTSGPRPNLKGLAREVQNLGGDNPIAIVPEVSIFKKRRFASRKPATKWELKPFTNSARGDSGALVLKHWKRKTPTATENGHQGGDAETKDAEGEQAAVKPENSMFAKFNVEVDVPQYSEDQYRTNLQNDDWSKEETDYLLGLVKDFDLRWPIIWDRYDYLPEAINGEASADGDESKAIIPVPKPRTMEDLKARYYDVAAKMMAVQKPVQYMTQPEYTLHELMANFNANQEKQRKDFANNALTRSKEEAKEEESLLLEIKRILARSDRFNEERRELYNRLDYPHTDQDISAFKSSAGLQTLLQNLMNADKSKKRKSLMAADGVSPSAPAGQQPAAAATATAASTDNKDRRESIAAAAAATPAEKTQKEPPSSVAQTPTAPAGGKKGQQQQERRKLNDAEMHVYGVTHHDRLSSGPTFRYEKINKLFTHKSNQQQLRIMNTLNELDIPPRLVMPTAPVTAQYELLLGAVNSLLDARKVTDKIDAEIKLELAKKAEREKANQPEPDPAAEKKEGEGQGQSTEEKKDKTTAGGEGEGESEANAEPKAAAEPSKDDEPKTNGDAGGGEATPAADGDKAAAVAAAAPAATEEGKGDAEKEKSARPGSSGATHKRSASVMSAGGEEKNAKRQKK; the protein is encoded by the coding sequence ATGACGTCCTCCGACGTGCGAGACGTCCTCAATCTCCCCGACAGCCACGGAGGCCCCCGACCGGCGAAAAAACAGAAGACGTCCGGCCCGCGGCCGAATCTCAAGGGTCTCGCCCGTGAGGTCCAGAATCTGGGCGGCGATAACCCGATCGCCATCGTTCCTGAAGTATCGATCTTCAAGAAGCGGCGATTCGCAAGCAGGAAACCGGCGACAAAGTGGGAACTTAAGCCTTTCACAAACTCAGCACGGGGCGACAGCGGCGCATTAGTACTGAAGCACTGGAAACGCAAGACACCGACGGCTACGGAAAATGGGCACCAGGGTGGCGACGCCGAAACGAAAGATGCGGAAGGGGAGCAGGCAGCGGTGAAGCCCGAGAACTCAATGTTTGCGAAATTCAACGTGGAGGTGGATGTGCCGCAGTACAGCGAAGACCAGTACCGGACGAACCTGCAAAACGACGACTGGAGCAAGGAGGAGACGGATTACCTGCTAGGGTTGGTAAAGGACTTTGACCTACGGTGGCCGATCATATGGGACCGATACGACTACTTGCCAGAAGCGATCAATGGAGAGGCGTCGGCAGACGGGGATGAGAGTAAGGCTATCATCCCCGTGCCGAAACCAAGGACGATGGAGGACCTCAAAGCGCGCTACTACGACGTTGCGGCAAAGATGATGGCGGTGCAGAAGCCCGTTCAGTACATGACGCAACCCGAGTACACCCTTCATGAGCTCATGGCCAACTTCAACGCCAACCAGGAGAAGCAGCGCAAGGATTTCGCCAACAACGCGCTTACCCGGAGCAAGGAGGAAGCCAAGGAGGAGGAATCACTACTACTGGAGATCAAGCGCATTCTCGCACGCAGCGACCGTTTCAACGAGGAGCGTCGGGAGCTCTACAACCGTCTGGACTACCCACACACTGACCAGGACATCAGCGCGTTCAAGTCCAGTGCTGGGTTACAAACTCTACTGCAGAACCTGATGAATGCCGACAAGTCCAAAAAGCGGAAGTCGCTTATGGCAGCGGACGGCGTCAGCCCCTCCGCGCCCGCGGGACAACAGCCCGCGGCTGCAGCGACAGCGACGGCCGCGTCAACAGACAACAAAGACCGCCGCGAGAGCATTGCTGCTGCGGCGGCTGCGACCCCGGCGGAGAAAACACAAAAGGAACCTCCCAGCAGCGTCGCGCAGACACCGACGGCGCCGGCAGGCGGAAAGAAgggccagcagcagcaggaaCGCCGCAAGCTCAACGATGCCGAGATGCACGTCTACGGTGTCACGCACCACGACCGCCTGTCTAGTGGACCGACGTTCCGCTACGAGAAGATCAACAAGCTTTTTACACACAAGTCGAACCAGCAGCAACTGCGCATCATGAACACGCTCAACGAGCTCGACATCCCGCCAAGGCTAGTTATGCCGACAGCACCGGTAACAGCCCAATACGAGCTCCTTCTCGGCGCCGTCAACAGTCTGCTTGATGCTAGAAAGGTCACGGACAAGATTGACGCCGAGATCAAGCTCGAGCTGGCCAAAAAGGCGGAGCGCGAGAAGGCGAACCAGCCAGAGCCCGACCCGGCTGCAGAGAAGAAGGAAGGCGAAGGTCAAGGCCAGTCTACggaagagaagaaggacAAGACCACTGCAGGGGGCGAGGGCGAAGGCGAGAGCGAGGCAAACGCCGAACCTAAAGCTGCCGCCGAGCCATCCAAGGATGATGAACCCAAAACCAACGGAGACGCCGGCGGTGGGGAGGCAACTCCCGCTGCGGACGGGGACAAAGCAGCTGCCGTAGCAGCTGCTGCGCCGGCCGCGACGGAGGAGGGCAAGGGAGACGCGGAGAAGGAAAAGTCAGCGCGACCGGGGAGCAGTGGGGCAACACATAAACGGAGCGCCAGCGTCATGAGTGCCGGGGGCGAGGAGAAGAATGCCAAGAGGCAGAAGAAGTGA